The following coding sequences are from one Paenibacillus sp. FSL R5-0912 window:
- a CDS encoding glycoside hydrolase family 2 TIM barrel-domain containing protein, with product MRILQTKISLEGEWKLQLDVSKQGLVLPYTDVITLPGTTSHARKGPKNEEFLVSALTDEYLFEGPVWYSREINIPEELAGKSSYLYLERTRLTTLWVDGQEIGSRDSLNTAHVYKLPQLQPGTHTITVRVDNTGYPTKGGHLTSPDTQTNWNGITGRMELQFYGESQLSGIRLDSELAARSIRIAATLESKSETTLVVSAKSFNSEDSHTVEEQEYIVAPGKFSVDYALGHEALLWSESAPNLYNILLVLKDGKGNVIDRQEVIFGLKEFRAEGDKFTINGEKTFLRGKHDGLIFPLTGYAPTNVEEWVRILGIAKSYGINHYRFHTCCPPEAAFTAADMLGIYMQPELPFWGTVTVETDEGHNQAEQDYLISEGYAILREFGNHPSFVMMSLGNELWGSKEKIDSFLKDYKAFDDRPLYTQGSNNHQWVPEILEHDDFFSGVRFTRDRLFRGSYAMCDAPLGHVQTAVPGTMKDYDDQIVPPDFLNGGGQAAAAGGEIQIQYGTEAKTVQAGGESGEWIPQVPVVSHEIGQYATFPNFEEIAKYTGSLKAENFVIFRERLESKGLGHLASKYFEASGQLAVACYKEELEAAFRSRRLAGFQLLDLQDFSGQGTALVGVLDAFMDSKGLVSAEEWRTFCNDAVLMARFPKYNYTSGELFTAHVELSCFRSGMPDSAQLLWQLAAEDSVIAEGSTLAAIPAGSHYIDICGLAVTLPAVDRMNKIVLSLSIQGTDIRKSYDLWVYPEQSSNPLEHIHVFTELSEEALTMLEKGGNVLLMPEPDSLQNAVEGYYCTDFWCYPMFRSISESMNRPVPVGTMGLLIDNSHPVLREFPGEEHSTYPWWSIVENSKSLIMDDADRSWNPVVQTIDNFERNHKLSFLTECRVGNGNLLVCALDAGKVSETPEGRQFLTSVANYMKSAEFKPQYEATVAELQALIQ from the coding sequence CCGGGAACAACCTCCCATGCACGCAAAGGACCGAAGAATGAGGAGTTTCTGGTAAGCGCTCTTACGGATGAATATTTGTTCGAAGGACCCGTCTGGTACTCCAGGGAGATTAACATTCCAGAGGAGCTGGCCGGCAAGAGCAGTTATCTATATTTGGAACGTACACGGCTTACAACGCTGTGGGTGGACGGGCAGGAGATTGGCAGCCGTGACAGTCTGAACACTGCCCATGTATATAAGCTGCCGCAGCTGCAGCCGGGTACGCATACGATCACGGTCCGGGTAGACAACACGGGTTACCCGACCAAAGGCGGACATCTGACTTCGCCGGATACCCAGACGAACTGGAACGGAATTACCGGTCGTATGGAGCTGCAATTCTACGGAGAGTCACAGCTTAGCGGCATCCGCTTGGATTCAGAACTGGCTGCACGTTCCATCCGCATCGCAGCAACTCTGGAGAGTAAGAGCGAAACTACACTTGTAGTATCTGCCAAGAGCTTCAATAGTGAGGATTCACACACGGTAGAAGAGCAGGAGTACATAGTAGCTCCGGGGAAATTCTCTGTAGATTACGCTCTCGGTCATGAGGCGCTGCTATGGAGTGAATCCGCTCCCAATCTGTATAACATCCTCCTGGTTCTGAAGGATGGCAAAGGCAATGTCATTGACAGGCAGGAGGTTATCTTCGGACTGAAGGAATTCCGGGCAGAAGGGGACAAGTTCACGATTAACGGGGAGAAGACCTTCCTCCGCGGCAAACATGACGGCCTGATCTTCCCGCTGACCGGCTATGCTCCTACAAATGTTGAAGAATGGGTCAGAATTCTTGGGATTGCCAAGTCTTACGGGATCAATCATTACCGTTTCCATACCTGCTGTCCGCCGGAGGCTGCTTTTACCGCTGCAGATATGCTTGGGATCTACATGCAGCCGGAGCTTCCGTTCTGGGGTACGGTTACGGTAGAAACGGACGAAGGGCATAATCAGGCAGAGCAGGATTACCTGATCAGTGAAGGCTATGCCATTCTAAGGGAGTTTGGCAATCATCCATCCTTTGTGATGATGTCTCTCGGCAACGAGCTGTGGGGCAGCAAAGAGAAGATTGATTCCTTCCTGAAGGACTACAAAGCGTTCGATGACCGCCCTTTATACACCCAAGGCTCCAATAACCACCAATGGGTACCGGAGATTCTGGAGCATGACGACTTCTTCAGCGGGGTGCGTTTTACCCGGGACCGCTTGTTCAGAGGCTCTTATGCAATGTGCGATGCTCCGCTGGGCCATGTCCAGACGGCTGTGCCAGGCACGATGAAGGATTATGACGACCAGATCGTTCCTCCGGACTTCCTGAATGGAGGAGGACAGGCTGCTGCTGCCGGCGGCGAGATCCAGATCCAGTATGGCACCGAAGCCAAAACGGTGCAGGCTGGCGGAGAATCCGGCGAATGGATTCCGCAGGTTCCGGTGGTCTCGCATGAGATCGGACAATACGCTACGTTCCCTAATTTCGAAGAAATCGCGAAATACACAGGTTCGCTCAAAGCTGAGAACTTTGTAATTTTCCGTGAACGGCTGGAGAGCAAGGGGCTGGGTCATCTGGCATCGAAATACTTTGAAGCCTCCGGCCAGCTTGCGGTAGCCTGTTATAAGGAAGAGCTTGAGGCCGCCTTCCGCTCGCGGCGGCTGGCCGGCTTCCAGCTGCTGGATCTGCAGGATTTCAGCGGTCAGGGAACTGCGCTGGTTGGCGTGCTTGATGCCTTCATGGATTCCAAAGGATTGGTTAGTGCCGAGGAATGGCGTACATTCTGCAATGATGCGGTGCTGATGGCACGATTTCCTAAGTATAATTATACCTCGGGCGAATTGTTCACTGCCCATGTGGAGCTTAGCTGCTTCCGTAGCGGTATGCCGGATTCCGCTCAGCTGCTATGGCAGCTTGCAGCAGAAGATAGCGTAATAGCCGAAGGATCAACCTTAGCGGCCATTCCGGCCGGAAGCCATTATATCGACATTTGCGGTTTGGCGGTAACTCTTCCTGCCGTAGACCGGATGAATAAGATCGTATTATCCCTTTCCATCCAGGGAACGGATATCCGCAAGAGCTACGACCTGTGGGTATACCCTGAGCAGAGCAGCAACCCGCTTGAGCACATTCACGTATTCACGGAGCTGTCCGAAGAGGCGCTTACAATGCTGGAGAAGGGTGGAAATGTGCTGCTGATGCCAGAGCCGGACTCTCTCCAGAATGCTGTAGAAGGATATTACTGCACAGATTTCTGGTGTTATCCGATGTTCCGTTCGATATCGGAGAGCATGAACCGGCCTGTACCTGTCGGTACAATGGGTCTGCTGATTGATAACAGCCACCCGGTACTTCGTGAGTTCCCGGGTGAGGAGCATTCGACCTATCCATGGTGGAGCATTGTGGAGAATTCGAAATCGCTGATCATGGATGATGCGGACCGCAGTTGGAATCCCGTTGTGCAGACCATTGATAATTTCGAACGTAATCATAAGCTTAGCTTCCTTACGGAGTGCCGTGTAGGCAACGGTAATCTGCTGGTATGTGCACTGGATGCAGGGAAGGTGAGCGAGACCCCTGAAGGCAGACAGTTCTTGACCAGCGTGGCAAATTATATGAAATCTGCTGAATTCAAACCGCAATATGAGGCAACTGTTGCCGAGCTTCAGGCGCTGATTCAATAG
- a CDS encoding LysR family transcriptional regulator: MELTQLEYFLTVARLEHMTSASKALRITQPALSHAISKLESELGVPLFERKGRNVQLNRYGVMFSKWVEEAMNNIGNGIREIGEWSNAESGVIHISYLNILGVDLVPSLIRDYQADNPKVRFNLYQGNHGDIDEALETGTSDMLITSRETTMNDDEWMIIRRMPIFIVVSTQHRFASRSSLSLFELSGEPFVGLKTNCGLKATISSLFKNTHFELASTYEAEDLITVAGFIKAGLGVSVLPQTLGLMLDGLVWIPIEEEGWEWEVGLKWRHDRYLSPASRRFLDYIQQVRLKSE, translated from the coding sequence ATGGAGCTTACCCAATTAGAATATTTCCTGACCGTGGCTCGGCTTGAGCATATGACCTCCGCATCCAAGGCGCTTAGAATTACCCAGCCCGCGCTGAGTCATGCTATCTCCAAGCTGGAGAGTGAGCTGGGCGTTCCTCTGTTTGAGCGGAAAGGACGCAATGTCCAGTTGAATAGGTATGGTGTTATGTTCAGCAAATGGGTAGAAGAAGCGATGAACAATATCGGCAACGGTATACGTGAAATCGGAGAATGGTCGAATGCGGAGAGCGGTGTCATCCACATTTCGTATCTGAATATTCTCGGTGTTGACCTGGTGCCTTCACTGATCAGGGATTATCAGGCGGACAACCCCAAGGTACGGTTTAATTTGTATCAGGGAAATCATGGGGATATCGATGAAGCTCTGGAGACTGGCACTTCGGATATGCTGATCACTTCCAGAGAAACCACAATGAACGATGACGAATGGATGATTATCCGGCGAATGCCGATCTTTATTGTGGTCTCCACTCAGCACCGGTTTGCTTCACGCTCCAGTCTGAGTTTGTTTGAGCTGTCCGGTGAACCCTTTGTCGGCTTGAAAACGAACTGTGGACTCAAAGCTACGATTAGCTCGCTATTCAAAAACACCCATTTCGAGCTGGCCTCGACTTATGAAGCAGAGGACCTGATTACGGTAGCCGGCTTCATCAAAGCCGGGCTTGGAGTCTCTGTACTGCCGCAGACGCTGGGCTTAATGCTGGACGGCCTGGTCTGGATTCCGATTGAGGAAGAGGGCTGGGAATGGGAGGTCGGCTTGAAATGGCGTCATGACCGTTACCTGTCTCCTGCCTCCAGACGGTTTCTGGATTATATTCAGCAGGTTCGACTGAAGTCTGAATAG